One part of the Bacteroidia bacterium genome encodes these proteins:
- a CDS encoding ATP-binding protein, translated as MINRLIEKKISSRMKDNKALVILGPRQSGKTTLVKQLAENTPKKLLWLNGDEAETREILASPTIARLKNILGNTQLLVIDEAQRIENIGLCIKLVVDNIPGVKVIATGSSSFELANKINEPLTGRKWEFHLLPLSYQEMADYHGKMNENRSLEQRLVFGYFPDVINHPGDEKERLKLLADSYLYKDILTWERILKPERLERLVQMLALQTGQEVSFHELGQTCGLNNETVEKYVTLLEKCFIVYRLHSLSRNLRNELKKSRKVYFYDLGLRNAVVNQFNPVELRNDKGALWENFLVTERLKYFYNSGQPCNRFFWRTLAQQEIDYVEERDGAMHAYEFKWKSGRKKNFSAAFLNAYPGAKTERITRDHFAQFISSGND; from the coding sequence ATGATAAATCGTCTTATTGAGAAGAAAATATCATCCCGGATGAAGGATAACAAAGCCCTGGTGATCCTTGGTCCGCGACAATCCGGGAAAACCACCCTCGTGAAGCAATTGGCGGAAAACACCCCGAAGAAACTTCTTTGGCTCAATGGCGATGAAGCCGAAACCCGCGAAATACTGGCTTCCCCTACCATCGCCCGCCTGAAAAATATCCTCGGGAATACGCAATTGCTCGTGATCGACGAGGCTCAGCGTATCGAGAATATCGGACTTTGCATTAAGCTGGTTGTGGATAACATTCCCGGAGTGAAAGTCATTGCTACCGGCTCCTCATCCTTTGAATTGGCTAATAAGATCAATGAGCCCCTGACCGGCCGCAAGTGGGAGTTTCACCTCCTTCCGCTATCGTATCAGGAAATGGCAGATTATCATGGAAAAATGAATGAAAACAGATCCCTGGAGCAACGCCTCGTGTTCGGGTATTTCCCGGATGTGATAAACCACCCCGGGGATGAAAAGGAACGCCTGAAATTGCTGGCCGACAGCTATCTTTATAAGGATATACTAACCTGGGAACGGATATTGAAACCGGAGCGCCTGGAGAGGCTGGTTCAGATGCTGGCCCTGCAAACCGGACAGGAAGTTTCTTTCCATGAACTCGGACAGACCTGCGGATTGAACAACGAAACCGTGGAGAAATACGTTACGTTGCTGGAGAAATGCTTTATTGTGTACCGCTTGCACTCGTTAAGCCGGAATCTCAGAAATGAATTGAAGAAGAGCAGAAAGGTGTATTTCTATGACCTCGGATTGCGAAATGCGGTGGTCAATCAGTTCAATCCGGTTGAATTGCGTAATGATAAGGGGGCGCTATGGGAAAATTTCCTGGTAACGGAACGACTGAAGTATTTTTACAACTCCGGCCAGCCCTGCAACCGTTTTTTCTGGCGTACGCTTGCGCAGCAGGAGATCGATTACGTGGAGGAAAGGGACGGCGCCATGCATGCCTATGAATTCAAATGGAAGTCAGGCAGGAAGAAGAATTTCTCAGCTGCTTTTCTCAACGCATACCCGGGCGCCAAAACGGAACGCATCACCCGGGATCATTTTGCGCAATTTATCTCCTCCGGTAATGACTGA
- a CDS encoding glycosyltransferase family 39 protein, with the protein MNPSSRHFPLLLAAFALLIFTPFLGSAHLFDWDEINFSECAREMIVTGNYAFPQINFLPFWEKPPLFIWMQALSMHAFGINEFAARFPNVLCSVLTLLTLFRIGKKLRGHTFGLYWVLLYAGSVLPHFYFRSAIIDPWFNLFIFLGAEQIILGLHEESAGKRPLLAGMWTGLAMLTKGPVALLIVLLCLGVHLLIVRGRGISFLQALRFGFAFLLSGGSWFIYLILSGKSELLGEFILYQVRLFSTEDAGHGGPFFYHALVLLFGCFPASVFALSGNWRPVFTVSKGHRTLEQEFHRWMRILFWVTLILFSVVQTKIVHYSSLCYFPLTFFAAVNMQRLLSGELRWKSRDTFLAVLTGGVLSLAFVAAPLIEHLETYLLKPGVLRDEFAKANLEAEAAWMGWEWIPGLVFAALLGYLILAQIGRKVALLQWIPLATLAVTSLMMVLVVPRVEEYSQGAAIAFYKSKAGENCSVETYGFKSYAHLFYAAQKKNTGLPSPHMYLVSRITKAEELQRQCPECIELFRKNGFVFWEKRQP; encoded by the coding sequence GTGAATCCTTCATCGCGCCACTTTCCTCTCCTTCTTGCAGCCTTTGCGCTCCTGATCTTTACCCCATTCCTTGGATCGGCGCATTTGTTTGACTGGGATGAGATCAATTTTTCGGAATGTGCCCGGGAGATGATCGTTACCGGAAACTACGCCTTCCCGCAGATTAACTTCCTTCCTTTCTGGGAAAAGCCGCCCCTTTTCATTTGGATGCAGGCTCTTTCCATGCACGCCTTCGGCATCAACGAATTTGCAGCTCGTTTTCCCAACGTGCTGTGCAGCGTGCTAACCCTGCTGACCTTGTTCCGAATCGGAAAAAAACTCCGAGGCCACACTTTTGGCTTGTATTGGGTACTGCTCTATGCAGGATCTGTACTCCCGCATTTCTATTTCCGGTCAGCGATCATTGATCCCTGGTTCAATTTGTTCATCTTCCTCGGAGCGGAACAGATTATTCTAGGCCTGCACGAAGAGTCGGCCGGAAAGCGACCCTTGCTGGCGGGCATGTGGACCGGACTGGCCATGCTTACAAAAGGTCCTGTAGCCCTGCTCATTGTATTGCTTTGCCTTGGCGTGCATTTGCTTATTGTGCGGGGGCGCGGAATTTCATTCCTGCAAGCACTTCGCTTCGGCTTCGCATTCCTGTTGTCCGGAGGATCATGGTTCATTTATCTTATCCTCAGTGGAAAATCGGAGCTGCTCGGAGAATTTATCCTCTATCAGGTCCGGCTATTTTCCACCGAAGATGCGGGGCACGGAGGCCCCTTCTTCTATCATGCGCTGGTGCTGCTCTTTGGCTGTTTTCCGGCCTCGGTATTCGCACTCTCCGGAAACTGGAGGCCGGTGTTTACTGTTTCGAAAGGGCACCGTACGTTGGAACAGGAGTTCCACCGATGGATGCGGATACTTTTCTGGGTTACGCTGATTCTGTTCTCTGTTGTACAAACTAAGATTGTTCACTATTCTTCGCTGTGTTATTTTCCGCTTACGTTTTTCGCAGCAGTGAATATGCAGCGCTTGCTTAGCGGTGAACTGCGGTGGAAGTCCCGCGATACTTTTCTGGCAGTGCTCACCGGAGGGGTCTTGTCGCTCGCATTTGTTGCAGCACCTCTGATTGAACACCTGGAAACTTACCTGCTTAAACCCGGTGTGTTGCGGGATGAGTTCGCCAAAGCAAATCTGGAAGCGGAGGCCGCATGGATGGGGTGGGAGTGGATACCGGGACTTGTTTTCGCCGCACTGCTGGGATACCTGATCCTTGCTCAGATAGGGAGGAAAGTTGCATTGCTTCAATGGATTCCCCTGGCTACGCTCGCGGTTACCTCATTGATGATGGTGCTCGTTGTTCCAAGGGTGGAGGAATACAGTCAGGGTGCGGCGATCGCCTTTTACAAAAGCAAGGCAGGGGAGAATTGTTCTGTGGAGACTTACGGTTTCAAGAGCTATGCGCATCTGTTTTATGCTGCACAGAAAAAAAACACAGGTCTGCCTTCACCGCACATGTATCTGGTAAGCAGGATCACGAAGGCGGAGGAGTTGCAGAGACAATGCCCGGAATGTATTGAGTTATTCCGAAAGAACGGATTTGTGTTCTGGGAAAAGCGCCAGCCGTAA
- a CDS encoding response regulator, translating into MRIPKSIEILIADDDAEDRMLITDALYESRLKNTIQHVENGEELLQYLRNEGKFSERLLYPLPGIILLDLNMPKKDGREALREIKSDQRLSSIPVIVLTTSKAEEDIVRSYGLGVNSFISKPVSFNAMVEIMRTLNKYWFDIVELPPIMK; encoded by the coding sequence ATGAGAATCCCGAAGTCGATCGAAATATTAATTGCCGATGATGACGCTGAAGACAGGATGCTGATCACGGATGCGTTGTATGAAAGCCGGCTGAAGAACACTATTCAACACGTAGAGAACGGGGAGGAGTTGCTCCAGTATCTGAGAAATGAAGGAAAGTTTAGCGAAAGACTGCTTTATCCTTTACCCGGAATAATTTTGCTGGATCTCAATATGCCGAAGAAGGATGGACGGGAAGCCCTGCGTGAAATAAAATCGGATCAGCGCCTCAGTTCCATTCCCGTTATTGTGCTGACCACCTCAAAAGCGGAGGAAGACATTGTGCGGTCCTACGGACTGGGAGTGAATTCATTCATTTCAAAACCGGTGAGTTTCAACGCAATGGTAGAGATAATGAGGACCCTCAATAAGTACTGGTTTGATATTGTTGAACTCCCGCCAATAATGAAATGA
- a CDS encoding transposase: MKKHREKYDSYITYLYATGQEEKLPLTFRREIPYTTISNWRKEHSKKFKGSEYRDLHDQAFRVAGLEDKNRRLKQQMRSILRSYLSLRNILGPVIRKSGNDSDTQREVLSAIRYLIEVAGVHAALRIIGISRTQFQQWKLESQYKCFDSFISLCTKRHPHQLSLEEVEMMKRWMSKPELEHWPLSSIAAQALRKGSIIASLYSWYKYAKLVGHERKKWKKKSKGTGVITTYPNEYLHLDATQVDTISMGRVYICFIMDNFSRMILGYSIARKKRFSLVIDALKNALEVLMKHPNHDDVNLVTDGGRENNNKDVSEFLSRLSGIKMKKITAVHGFIPSNNPVEVIHRVMKSCYLNRRSFVGTEDLDLYLQAAVKEYNEVRPHYRHRPLTPREVYFNIPLKFSVRRRMRNAARKRLKVNRCGSCIQCKKPADCSNSRHHAHKPDNQHSDNLLTKNLPSKVTLVSEKPEMQ, from the coding sequence ATGAAAAAACATCGGGAAAAGTACGATTCGTACATCACCTATTTGTATGCGACAGGGCAGGAAGAAAAGCTGCCCTTGACATTCCGGAGGGAGATCCCCTACACTACGATCTCCAACTGGAGAAAAGAACATTCGAAGAAATTCAAAGGATCGGAATACCGTGATTTGCACGATCAGGCTTTCCGGGTAGCCGGTTTGGAGGATAAGAACCGTCGACTTAAGCAACAGATGAGGAGCATTCTGCGTTCGTATCTCTCTCTTAGAAACATCCTGGGTCCCGTAATCCGGAAATCAGGCAATGATTCTGATACCCAGAGGGAAGTTTTGAGTGCCATCCGGTATTTGATCGAGGTGGCCGGAGTTCATGCGGCCCTACGCATCATTGGGATCTCAAGAACACAATTTCAGCAATGGAAACTGGAATCGCAATACAAGTGCTTTGACTCATTTATCAGTTTGTGCACCAAACGGCATCCACATCAATTGAGTCTGGAAGAAGTAGAAATGATGAAGCGTTGGATGAGCAAGCCGGAGTTGGAACATTGGCCGCTGTCTTCGATTGCGGCACAAGCGCTAAGAAAAGGAAGCATTATCGCTTCGCTGTACAGTTGGTATAAATATGCGAAGCTTGTAGGTCATGAGAGAAAAAAATGGAAGAAGAAATCCAAAGGTACCGGGGTAATAACAACCTATCCGAACGAATACCTGCATCTGGACGCAACGCAGGTTGACACCATTTCGATGGGGCGTGTTTACATCTGCTTCATCATGGATAATTTCTCCCGTATGATACTGGGTTATTCCATCGCCAGGAAAAAGCGGTTCTCGTTAGTGATAGATGCTCTTAAAAATGCATTGGAAGTTCTGATGAAACATCCGAATCATGACGATGTGAATCTCGTGACAGATGGAGGGAGGGAAAACAACAATAAAGATGTGAGCGAATTTCTGAGCCGGTTGAGTGGGATCAAAATGAAAAAGATCACTGCGGTACACGGGTTCATTCCCAGCAACAACCCGGTGGAAGTGATCCATCGGGTGATGAAGTCGTGCTACCTGAACCGGAGGAGTTTTGTAGGTACCGAAGATCTGGACCTTTACCTTCAGGCAGCGGTGAAAGAATACAATGAAGTGAGGCCGCATTACAGGCACCGGCCGCTAACACCGCGAGAAGTCTACTTCAACATCCCGCTAAAATTTTCAGTTAGGCGAAGAATGAGAAATGCGGCCAGAAAACGCCTGAAAGTGAACCGCTGCGGGTCGTGCATACAGTGCAAAAAACCTGCAGACTGTTCAAACTCCAGACATCACGCACACAAGCCTGATAATCAGCACTCTGATAATTTGCTCACGAAAAACCTACCTTCTAAGGTAACTTTGGTTTCAGAAAAACCTGAAATGCAGTAA